The Candidatus Melainabacteria bacterium RIFOXYA2_FULL_32_9 sequence AAGTGCTAAAAGCACAATTTTAAGTATTTCCTGGAATGATCGTTAACTTGAGAATGTGGCTAAGAACCTAACCAGGAAATAAAAAGTGTACAGCTGTCATTGCGAAGATTCCGAAGGAATCTGTGGCAATCTATCCATTTTACAATTAAAAGCCATTATCCAGAATTGGAAAGATCGCCACGGTTTCTTTTAGAAACCTCGCGATGACATTGTGTATTATCGGAAGGGTTGATGACTTAAAAAAGTGACTGTGTCACCTCGCGATGACATTGGAGGAACCTATGAAATGCGAAGCAATTTCATCAGCGACGGAAATAATGTACCCCTGAATTTATGGGACAGTCTACTAGTTTATCTAATGATTGATTTTATTGATATTCCTTCTTTTAAAGCTAATAAATAACCGGCTGCCTCAAAATAATTTGTAACTTCGATAACTTTATCTTCAAGATCAAGAGCCTGAGAGGTTATATCAAGAATAGTCTGATTATCTCTAACAGCAATAACAGGAATATTTTTTTCTATAGCTTTTAATACCGGTATACTTCCAAGACAATCATAAGGGGTTATCAAGGCTTTAAGAGAAGTTGGAGTGATATCAAAATAACTTGCTTCTTCTATATCTATAAGTTTTGGTGCATTATACAGACCTAATAATATGCAGGGTAAAAATGTTGGAGTAATATATTCCGCTGCTACTCTTGGATCAACAAGTTCAGTGTCAATTTTTAGCGAATTTTCTCCAAAAGCAGGGGCATGAGCAACAGGAATTTTAAATTTTCTTGTTAATATATGGGAAATTACAGCTTCAACACCACCAACAGGATCTACACCATTACCTTTAGAATATTCTAAATCTTCAGGGGTTTCAAAATAGCATATTACTGCAAGAGCTTCTGCTCCTTTATCAATTAACGCTTGTGCTGAGTCAATTAGAGTATCAGGATTACTAACAGTTCCAGTTGAAATTTTACTTTCTGATATTGAGAAATTTACTCCAACTTCTTCTTTTGTTTGAATATAATCTAAAATATCTATACCATAAACGGTTTTTACAGCATTAATTGTGTTTAAATGAACATTAAGGACAGGTTTTGGAATTGCTTTATCAAGGATTATTCCAATTTTATTATGATTTGTCGGTCTTAAAGCTATTTCGCCTTTGAAAAAAGAGTTTATTGCAAATCCTTCAGTATACAGGATGTTTTTGTTTATACCAGAAAAAACAGCAGCGTTAACTGTATTTGGGTTAGTTATAACAGGACATATTTTTGATATCAAATTGACTGCAGGTGATGCATCACCTGCATAACCTCCAATAGAGGCACCTATTCCTGTTGGAACTATAAATGCTGCTATAAAATCATTTATATTCATTGGACTACAGAGGAAAATATCCTACGTATGGAAGGTTTCTATAGAAACCTTTATAATCTAAACCATATCCTACAACGAATTTATCATCTATTTCAAAACCTATAAAATCTACTTGTACAGGTTTTACTCTTGAGCAAAGCTTATTTAACAATGTTACAAATTTAATTTTTCTGGCCTTATGTTGAATTTTGATATAGTCGAACAAGAATGTAGCTGTTAAGCCTGTATCTACAATATCTTCTACTAATAAAACATCTTTTCCTTCTAAGCTTGGTAATGTTAAATCAACAGGTTTTATTTTACCGGAAGATGATTGCTCGTTACCATAACTTGAGAGCCTAATAAATTCAAGTTGGACAGGCATTTTTAAATGTTTAACAAGATCAGAAAGAAAGAGTATAGAACCGCATAAAACTCCAACTACGGTTAGTTCCTGACTATCTGCAAATTCATTATTTATTTTTTCGGCTAATTCTTTAATTCGTTGTTGTATTTGCTCTTCCGTTAATAATGTAACTAATTGGTCTTGTGTTCTGTCTAAAATAGCCATTTATACTAAACCTCATAATCTTTATCTAACTTCCAGTATATGTGTTGGTATATTTTTAACTCTTATTTGCTCACTTAATCCCATGCCTACTACCCATAAAACTTCTGAATCGGTAGCTAAAACAGGTAAATTATCTCTTTTAAATTCAGGAATACCTTTATTAATTAGATATTTCTTTAATTTCATTTTTCCCTGCATTCCAAAAGGCTGAATTTTGTCGCCTTCACGGCGAGTTCTAAAATAAAGAGGATCTTTTACATCGCTTAAATCTACGTATGCAATATTTGATGTTTCTGAGGGGAAACTTTCAGGTCTTGTTTTTTCTTTCCACGGAATTATTTTTAAAGTTTTATTTAATTCCGGGTGATAAATTTCCTCGTCTAATTTAACTATTATAGAAGATTTTACCATGGGAGCTCTTATCGAGTGAATAAATTTAATTATTTCTGAGGAAACAAAAAGCCAGAGATCTTTTGTAATGGAGAACGTGTTTCCTGATTTTAATTTTGAGCTTTCTTCAATAAAATTCAAAATCTCATCAATTTTTTCAAAGTCAAACTCAATATTTCCGGACATTAAAAAATTCAGAATAACTCTCTTTTTAGCAGGATAAGACAGATCCAAAAATTCTTTAGTGCTTATTTCCTCTTTATTTGTGTAAATCTTATTTTTTATTTGATCCATATATTCATTGATTAACTCTTCTGCGTCTGCTGAAATTCTGGAAAGCCTTAAAATAGCTTGCTCTATATTTGAATTATATGTTTTTAATTCAGGAATTAAGCTTAATCTAATCCGATTTCTTAAAAATTCTTCCTTAAAATTGCTGGTATCGATGTTTGGAGTTAAATTGTTTTCTTCACAGTATTTAAGAGTTTCATCTCTGGTTAAAGTTAATATTGGCCTATAAATAGGAGGAAGGTTATCTTGATATCTTACTTCAGGAATTCCTTTTAATCCTATTGTTCCTGTTCCTTTAAT is a genomic window containing:
- a CDS encoding hypoxanthine phosphoribosyltransferase — protein: MAILDRTQDQLVTLLTEEQIQQRIKELAEKINNEFADSQELTVVGVLCGSILFLSDLVKHLKMPVQLEFIRLSSYGNEQSSSGKIKPVDLTLPSLEGKDVLLVEDIVDTGLTATFLFDYIKIQHKARKIKFVTLLNKLCSRVKPVQVDFIGFEIDDKFVVGYGLDYKGFYRNLPYVGYFPL
- a CDS encoding tRNA lysidine(34) synthetase TilS, producing MIKAFYSILIYMDREIKEKILRFLEKHNLNDSKNVLLVAFSGGIDSLCMIDVLLKLSKQYNFQLIAGHLNHNWRGLESKLEEERAKEYCIARNITFYSETLPEDLPHTELMARNQRYEFLNKAAQKFNATAILTGHTLTDQVETVLYRIIKGTGTIGLKGIPEVRYQDNLPPIYRPILTLTRDETLKYCEENNLTPNIDTSNFKEEFLRNRIRLSLIPELKTYNSNIEQAILRLSRISADAEELINEYMDQIKNKIYTNKEEISTKEFLDLSYPAKKRVILNFLMSGNIEFDFEKIDEILNFIEESSKLKSGNTFSITKDLWLFVSSEIIKFIHSIRAPMVKSSIIVKLDEEIYHPELNKTLKIIPWKEKTRPESFPSETSNIAYVDLSDVKDPLYFRTRREGDKIQPFGMQGKMKLKKYLINKGIPEFKRDNLPVLATDSEVLWVVGMGLSEQIRVKNIPTHILEVR